TGCTGCTTGTCCACGGACCCATCCTGCCGTGCGCACGTGTCCCACGGGTAACACACCGCGCGGACACGGCGAGACGGGTCGTGAAAGGCTTCAGCCGTGCCCCAGCTGCGGCTCGCCCTGGCCCAGGCCGACCCGACGGTGGGCGACATCGCGGGCAACGCCGCACTGGTGCTCGACCGCGCCGCGGCGGCCCACGCGGCGGGTGCGCACCTGCTCGTCCTCCCGGAGATGTTCCTGACCGGCTATCCCGTCGAGGACCTCGCGCTGCGTCCGTCCTTCATCGAGGCGTCACGCAACGCGGTCGTCGCGCTGGCGGCGGACCTCACCGACGCCAGGCTGGGCGAGGTCGTCGTCATGGTCGGCTTCCTGGACCGGCTCGAGGACGCCCCCGACGTCGTCGGCCGCCCGCGCCGCTCGCCGCAGAACGCGGTCGCCGTGCTGCACCGGGGATCGGTCGTGGCGCGCTACGCCAAGCACCACCTGCCCAACTACGGAGTGTTCGACGAGTACCGCTACTTCGTCCCGGGGACCGAGACGGTCGTCGTGCGCGTACACGGCGTCGACGTCGCGATCGCCATCTGCGAGGACCTGTGGCAAGACGGCGGGCCGGTCGCTGAGTACGCCGCGCGCGCCCCCGGCCTGCTCGTGGTACCGAACGGGTCGCCCTACGAGCGCAACAAGGACGACGTACGTCTCGCGCTGTGCCGCCGCCGCGCGGCGGAGGCCGGCTGCACGCTGGCGTACCTCAACACCGTCGGCGGCCAGGACGAGCTCGTCTTCGACGGGGACTCCCTCGTCGTCGCGGCGGACGGCGGGGTGCTGGCCCGCGGGCCCCAGTTCGCCGAGGAGCTGCTCGTGCTGGACCTGGACCTGCCGCTCGCCGATCAGGAGCGTCTCGTCGAGGCGGTGACCTCGGCCGGGCCGCTGCCGGCGTACCCGCCGTTGCCCGCCCCGACGTACGAGCGGCTGAGCGACCCGGCCGAGGTGTACGCCGCGCTGGTCCTCGGGCTGCGCGACTACGCCGGCAAGAACGGCTTCCGCTCGGTGGTGCTCGGGCTCTCCGGCGGCATCGACTCCGCGCTGGTGGCGACGATCGCCTGCGACGCACTGGGGCCGGACGCTGTGCACGCCGTCTCGCTGCCGAGTGTGTACTCCAGCTCGCACAGCCTCTCGGACGCGGCGGACCTCGCCGGGCGGACCGGCCTGCACTACCGGGTGGTCGAGATCGCGCCGATGGTGGCCGCCTTCGTCGACTCCCTGGGGCTGACCGGCCTCGCCGAGGAGAACGTGCAGGCCCGCGTGCGGGGGACGACGTTGATGGCGCTCTCGAACAGCGAGGGCCACCTCGTGCTCGCGACCGGCAACAAGAGCGAGCTCTCGGTCGGCTACAGCACGATCTACGGCGACGCCGTCGGCGGCTTCGCGCCGCTGAAGGACGTACCGAAGACCCTGGTCTTCGCGCTGGCCCGGTGGCGCAACGACGACGCGGCCGCTCGTGGCGAGGTCCCGCCGATCCCCGAGCACA
The genomic region above belongs to Actinomycetes bacterium and contains:
- a CDS encoding NAD+ synthase, with translation MPQLRLALAQADPTVGDIAGNAALVLDRAAAAHAAGAHLLVLPEMFLTGYPVEDLALRPSFIEASRNAVVALAADLTDARLGEVVVMVGFLDRLEDAPDVVGRPRRSPQNAVAVLHRGSVVARYAKHHLPNYGVFDEYRYFVPGTETVVVRVHGVDVAIAICEDLWQDGGPVAEYAARAPGLLVVPNGSPYERNKDDVRLALCRRRAAEAGCTLAYLNTVGGQDELVFDGDSLVVAADGGVLARGPQFAEELLVLDLDLPLADQERLVEAVTSAGPLPAYPPLPAPTYERLSDPAEVYAALVLGLRDYAGKNGFRSVVLGLSGGIDSALVATIACDALGPDAVHAVSLPSVYSSSHSLSDAADLAGRTGLHYRVVEIAPMVAAFVDSLGLTGLAEENVQARVRGTTLMALSNSEGHLVLATGNKSELSVGYSTIYGDAVGGFAPLKDVPKTLVFALARWRNDDAAARGEVPPIPEHTITKPPSAELRPGQLDTDSLPDYALLDDVLDDYVEGDRSAADVVADGFEPALVERVMRMTDGAEWKRRQYPPGTKITVRAFGRDRRLPITNAWHE